In Stomoxys calcitrans chromosome 2, idStoCalc2.1, whole genome shotgun sequence, the following proteins share a genomic window:
- the LOC106092583 gene encoding bifunctional arginine demethylase and lysyl-hydroxylase psr-1 encodes MNRGAERCSFEMPRLLRYAFRPPENCNFCENVDKIARVSDITSQEFARKYAYSATPVIIEDATKNWTALEKFDYWYFRDVYNNAQRKEKILDCQFLPYKTGFRDIFEALDMSEARVEYFNNNSANNEEQPWYFGWSNCNPETAEEFRRHYGKPYFLPDTSENNAVDWFFIGTAGLGAHMHIDNVRLPSWQAQLSGSKRWLLAPPPECYFKCKSFDGIVNKGDIIVLDTNKWYHQTFVQPGEISLTIGAEYD; translated from the exons CGCTGCTCCTTTGAAATGCCACGTTTGCTGCGCTATGCTTTTCGTCCTCCTGAGAATTGCAACTTCTGTGAAAATGTCGATAAGATTGCCAGAGTCTCGGATATAACATCTCAGGAATTTGCTAGAAAATATGCGTACAGTGCAACACCGGTAATAATTGAAGATGCCACCAAGAATTGGACAGCTTTAGAG AAATTTGATTATTGGTATTTCCGTGATGTCTACAACAATGCCCAGCGCAAAGAAAAAATCTTAGATTGCCAATTTTTGCCCTATAAAACAGGATTTCGTGATATCTTTGAGGCTTTGGACATGTCCGAAGCAAGGGTGGAATATTTTAATAACAACTCTGCGAATAACGAAGAACAACCGTGGTATTTTGGTTGGAGTAATTGTAATCCTGAAACGGCAGAAGAATTTCGTCGCCACTATGGCAAACCATATTTTCTACCCGATACTTCGGAGAATAATGCAGTAGATTGGTTTTTCATAGGCACCGCAGGTTTGGGAGCGCATATGCAT ATTGATAATGTCCGCTTGCCCTCCTGGCAGGCTCAACTTTCGGGCAGTAAACGCTGGCTATTGGCTCCCCCACCAGAATGCTATTTTAAATGCAAATCCTTTGATGGCATTGTCAACAAGGGAGATATAA TTGTTTTGGATACCAACAAATGGTATCATCAGACTTTTGTGCAGCCAGGAGAAATAAGCCTCACCATAGGGGCTGAGTATGATTAA